A portion of the Lampris incognitus isolate fLamInc1 chromosome 9, fLamInc1.hap2, whole genome shotgun sequence genome contains these proteins:
- the si:dkey-29b11.3 gene encoding actin-binding Rho-activating protein-like, with protein sequence METENNITPGQISEEGMSCMASVKGLKENWQKWSDGHQEYQKHNPFSHDAKPATVVLQKGQEGYGRPWEGSLTEQRGKDAHVHISREVEELCEVIRNIGETRDKDGNGAHEKVTTVEFGKLFEHYVTISNKVVGILLRARKQGLVNFEGEMLWQGQDDHAVITLLQ encoded by the coding sequence ATGGAAACAGAAAACAACATCACACCTGGTCAGATCAGTGAGGAAGGTATGTCGTGCATGGCCTCCGTCAAAGGCCTGAAGGAGAACTGGCAGAAGTGGTCTGATGGACATCAGGAGTACCAGAAGCACAACCCTTTCAGCCACGATGCCAAGCCCGCCACGGTGGTCCTTCAGAAGGGACAGGAGGGCTACGGGAGGCCCTGGGAGGGCTCCCTGACCGAACAACGTGGGAAGGATGCTCACGTGCACATCAGCCGGGAGGTTGAGGAGCTGTGTGAGGTGATAAGGAACATCGGAGAGACTCGGGACAAGGATGGGAATGGTGCCCACGAGAAAGTGACCACAGTGGAGTTCGGCAAACTGTTTGAGCACTATGTGACTATCTCTAATAAAGTAGTGGGGATTCTTCTACGAGCCAGGAAGCAGGGCCTGGTTAATTTTGAGGGGGAGATGCTGTGGCAGGGTCAGGATGACCATGCTGTCATCACTTTGTTACAGTGA